The following are from one region of the Bradyrhizobium septentrionale genome:
- the sctQ gene encoding type III secretion system cytoplasmic ring protein SctQ, translated as MATSPTPGRPDVEGRVASRSSGEPAPFRPALILSHAVVSWLNEIAAFRVALQSHLGDKPLSLDHNRLVWQAEPAAASMLDCVFDAGGETVVLSLPGSLVEALIANVQSGLTLPSEPSRSLILELALEQLLAPLERLIQRPLQLIRTHKAVMSGPYIEFDVAYGPLTAKARLLLFPSLDGPVPPAFSALGELLGRLPRQRPKLRPELPVIVAGQIGSLRVTIGLVRQAQQGDALLPDAIPLACGQIILAADQLWAPAEIARDRLVLRGPFRLQSHPLKSGHMTTQPEAQQLPSEADIDSLEITLVFECGRWPLPLGTLRTINEGHVFELGRPLDGPVDILANGQRIGRGDLVRIGEKLAVRLRGRLAVND; from the coding sequence ATGGCCACTTCTCCAACGCCAGGACGCCCTGATGTGGAAGGGAGGGTTGCGTCGCGATCGTCGGGGGAACCCGCACCGTTCAGACCAGCGCTGATCCTCTCTCATGCTGTGGTCTCATGGCTCAATGAAATCGCAGCTTTCCGCGTCGCTCTGCAAAGCCATCTAGGAGATAAACCGCTGTCGCTGGATCATAACCGGCTGGTCTGGCAGGCCGAGCCGGCTGCGGCATCGATGCTTGACTGCGTCTTTGACGCCGGCGGCGAAACGGTCGTCTTGTCCTTGCCCGGTTCGCTTGTGGAAGCGTTGATTGCGAACGTGCAGAGTGGTTTGACCTTACCTTCCGAGCCAAGTCGTTCGCTGATCCTTGAACTCGCGCTTGAACAATTGCTCGCTCCACTGGAGAGATTGATCCAACGGCCGTTGCAGCTTATCCGCACCCATAAAGCAGTGATGTCGGGTCCATATATTGAATTCGACGTCGCCTATGGTCCGCTTACAGCGAAGGCTCGCCTGCTTCTATTCCCGTCTCTCGACGGTCCCGTTCCGCCTGCGTTCAGCGCCCTCGGCGAACTGCTTGGCCGATTGCCGCGACAGCGGCCCAAGCTTCGTCCTGAGCTGCCTGTCATCGTTGCAGGCCAGATTGGCTCGCTCCGCGTCACGATTGGGCTTGTTCGTCAAGCACAGCAAGGTGACGCGCTGCTGCCGGACGCAATTCCCCTCGCTTGCGGCCAGATCATCCTTGCCGCTGACCAATTATGGGCTCCTGCCGAGATTGCCCGCGACAGGCTGGTCCTGCGGGGGCCATTCCGCTTGCAATCCCACCCCCTGAAGAGTGGACATATGACGACACAACCAGAAGCGCAGCAGCTTCCTTCTGAAGCCGACATCGACAGCCTCGAGATCACACTTGTATTTGAATGCGGCCGCTGGCCCCTGCCGCTGGGAACCTTGCGAACTATCAACGAAGGTCATGTGTTCGAACTTGGCCGGCCGCTTGATGGTCCGGTCGATATCCTTGCCAACGGCCAACGCATTGGACGCGGCGACCTCGTGCGGATTGGCGAGAAACTTGCCGTCAGGTTACGCGGCAGGTTGGCGGTCAATGACTGA
- the sctR gene encoding type III secretion system export apparatus subunit SctR, protein MTEIQPSILALLAVTVGLGLLAFAVVTTTAFIKVSVVLFLVRNALGTQSIPPNIVLYGAALILTVFISAPVFEQTYNRLTDPQLRYQTFDDWVTAAKEGQEPLRAHLKKFTNEEQRRFFLSSTEHVWSEEMRGSATADDFVILVPSFLISELKRGFEIGFLLYLPFITIDLIVTTILMAMGMSMVSPTVISVPFKLFLFVTIDGWSRLMHGLVLSYTTPGGGQ, encoded by the coding sequence ATGACTGAGATTCAACCCAGCATCCTCGCGCTTCTGGCGGTGACGGTCGGCCTCGGCCTGCTCGCGTTCGCCGTCGTCACAACCACCGCCTTCATAAAGGTCTCCGTTGTTCTCTTCCTGGTTCGCAATGCGCTCGGGACCCAATCGATACCGCCGAACATTGTCCTGTACGGCGCGGCACTGATTCTGACCGTCTTCATCAGCGCTCCGGTCTTTGAGCAGACCTACAACCGCTTGACTGATCCCCAACTTCGCTACCAAACCTTCGATGACTGGGTGACCGCCGCCAAGGAAGGACAGGAGCCGCTGCGCGCCCATCTGAAGAAATTCACCAATGAAGAGCAGCGCCGGTTTTTCTTGTCCTCGACTGAACATGTCTGGTCGGAAGAGATGCGCGGCAGCGCTACGGCCGATGATTTTGTGATTCTGGTCCCGTCTTTCCTGATCTCCGAACTCAAGCGTGGTTTCGAGATCGGGTTTCTTCTCTATCTTCCCTTTATTACCATCGACCTGATCGTCACGACGATTTTGATGGCCATGGGCATGTCGATGGTGTCCCCGACGGTGATATCTGTTCCCTTCAAGCTCTTTCTGTTCGTCACCATCGATGGCTGGTCACGTCTCATGCACGGGCTGGTATTGAGCTACACAACGCCGGGAGGCGGACAATGA
- a CDS encoding EscS/YscS/HrcS family type III secretion system export apparatus protein, translating to MNEAGILTHLSESLVLFMIWVLPPLLAALVSGLIIGLIQAATQLQDQTLPLTVKLLVVVAVLAGFSPVLSAPLIEQAERIFSEFPALTGRY from the coding sequence ATGAATGAAGCCGGTATCCTAACGCATCTGAGCGAATCGCTCGTCCTGTTCATGATTTGGGTTCTGCCACCGCTCCTCGCAGCCTTGGTCTCCGGATTGATCATCGGCCTCATCCAGGCGGCGACGCAGCTCCAGGATCAAACCTTGCCCCTGACGGTGAAGCTTCTGGTCGTCGTCGCCGTCCTCGCTGGGTTTTCTCCGGTGCTCAGTGCTCCCCTCATCGAGCAGGCCGAGCGCATCTTCAGCGAGTTTCCCGCACTCACCGGCAGATACTAG
- the sctT gene encoding type III secretion system export apparatus subunit SctT, giving the protein MAGLSPTDAQALVQGAIELVAATGLGAARALGIMLVLPVFTRPRISGLVRGSLTIAIGLPCLAQIKLGLQALDPNTRLVSVTMLGLKEVFVGLLLGILLSIPLWSIQAVGDIIDTQRGISSQVAAEDPATHSQASGTGLFLGITAVTIFVLVGGLQTMVRSLYGSYLIWPVYQFLPAVTAQGAMQCLSLLDHIMLTTLLVAGPVLALLLLIDVSVMMLGRFASQLKLNDLSPTIKNVAFGLIMVSYTVYLLEYAGTEILTSDNVLEYLKKLLK; this is encoded by the coding sequence ATGGCTGGACTGTCCCCCACAGATGCGCAAGCTCTGGTCCAGGGCGCGATCGAACTTGTCGCCGCAACGGGTCTTGGTGCGGCCCGTGCCTTGGGAATCATGCTGGTGCTTCCCGTCTTTACGAGGCCACGTATCAGCGGCTTGGTTCGAGGAAGCCTGACGATTGCGATCGGACTGCCGTGTCTGGCGCAGATCAAGCTCGGCCTGCAGGCGCTGGATCCAAACACGCGTCTGGTCAGCGTCACCATGCTCGGTCTGAAAGAGGTGTTCGTCGGCCTTCTGCTCGGAATCCTGCTCAGTATCCCATTATGGAGTATCCAGGCGGTCGGCGACATCATCGATACTCAACGGGGAATTTCGAGCCAGGTGGCGGCGGAGGATCCCGCAACGCACAGCCAAGCGTCGGGAACCGGGCTTTTTCTCGGTATCACGGCGGTCACGATTTTCGTTCTGGTGGGCGGCCTGCAGACCATGGTGAGAAGCCTTTATGGCAGCTACCTGATCTGGCCCGTGTATCAGTTTCTGCCCGCGGTGACGGCGCAAGGGGCAATGCAATGTCTGAGCCTACTCGATCACATCATGCTGACGACGCTTCTGGTCGCCGGGCCGGTGCTGGCCCTGCTGCTGCTGATCGATGTATCGGTCATGATGCTGGGGCGCTTTGCATCGCAGCTCAAGTTGAACGATCTCTCTCCGACGATCAAGAATGTCGCCTTCGGTCTCATCATGGTCAGCTACACCGTCTATCTTCTTGAATACGCGGGAACTGAGATCCTCACGTCGGACAACGTGCTGGAATATCTGAAGAAGCTCTTGAAATGA
- a CDS encoding EscU/YscU/HrcU family type III secretion system export apparatus switch protein, whose translation MSGSSEEKKLPPTPKKLRDARKKGQSARSSDLVSGVSACAGFGCLWWRAGPIEDKWHETVRLIDKVQEQPFTSAVPQALSGLLELSLAAVAPLLACAVAAALLANILANGGFMFASEPLKPKLEKLDPVKGLKRIASKRSLIELGKTLVKVVVLGTSLFLTVMASWKTLVYLPVCGMGCLGFVFTEVKLLTGIAAAAFLVGGLADLLIQRWLFLQDMRMTETEAKRENKEQQGNPQIKREHRRLRQEAANEAPLGVHRATLILRGAATLIGLRYVRGETGVPILVCRGEGDAASQLLHEARALRLRIVDDDILARQLLGKARLGNPVPSEHFEPVAKALYAAGLV comes from the coding sequence ATGAGCGGCTCGAGCGAGGAGAAAAAGCTACCTCCAACTCCCAAGAAGCTGCGCGATGCGCGCAAGAAGGGGCAGAGCGCGCGCAGCTCCGATTTGGTGAGCGGTGTCAGCGCGTGCGCCGGTTTCGGCTGTCTGTGGTGGAGAGCCGGGCCGATCGAAGACAAGTGGCACGAAACGGTCCGGCTGATCGACAAAGTGCAGGAGCAGCCGTTCACGAGCGCGGTCCCGCAAGCGCTCAGTGGCTTGCTGGAGCTTTCGCTGGCAGCCGTCGCGCCATTGCTCGCCTGTGCCGTGGCAGCGGCCCTGTTGGCGAATATCCTGGCCAATGGCGGCTTTATGTTTGCCTCGGAGCCGCTCAAGCCGAAGCTGGAGAAATTGGATCCCGTCAAGGGCCTGAAGCGGATCGCATCGAAACGTTCGTTGATCGAACTTGGCAAGACGCTGGTCAAGGTGGTGGTCCTCGGGACGAGTTTGTTCCTCACCGTGATGGCAAGTTGGAAGACGCTGGTGTACCTGCCGGTCTGCGGCATGGGCTGTCTTGGCTTCGTCTTCACCGAGGTCAAACTGCTAACCGGAATTGCCGCTGCGGCTTTTCTGGTCGGCGGATTGGCCGACCTTCTGATCCAGCGCTGGTTGTTTCTGCAGGACATGCGCATGACGGAAACAGAGGCCAAGCGCGAGAACAAGGAACAGCAAGGCAATCCGCAGATAAAGCGTGAGCACCGCCGTCTGCGGCAGGAGGCGGCGAACGAGGCTCCGCTCGGCGTCCATCGCGCCACTTTGATATTGAGGGGAGCGGCAACCTTGATTGGGTTGCGCTATGTTCGCGGCGAAACCGGCGTGCCGATCCTGGTCTGCCGTGGCGAAGGCGACGCTGCGTCACAGCTGCTTCATGAGGCGCGCGCGCTCCGCCTCCGTATTGTAGATGACGACATCCTGGCGCGCCAGCTCCTCGGCAAAGCAAGGCTGGGCAACCCGGTTCCTTCAGAGCATTTCGAGCCGGTCGCAAAAGCGCTTTACGCTGCCGGACTGGTCTAG
- a CDS encoding CpaD family pilus assembly lipoprotein, whose translation MTLRHLCHLIAVAAALGGCANNASTHSGSAQQAIEVEQKNSVLVLQSLRGSERHRLHSFIATASGGRRDALHIEVTGSPRLIAQVAHEARAMGVAPYNIRLSASPLDLPARFGVRIEAITYQAHPPVCPSLSIVGPAVDDNSFDPTLGCSTRSNLAAMVNDPLDLLDNRSVMPSNGDRAAGPVANYGTFTARNKSNSDDGANRAAPEAPAGGTRDIQPPR comes from the coding sequence ATGACCTTACGACATTTGTGCCATTTGATCGCTGTTGCGGCAGCATTAGGCGGATGCGCAAACAATGCTTCGACCCATTCTGGATCGGCTCAACAAGCGATTGAGGTGGAGCAGAAGAACAGCGTGTTGGTCCTGCAGAGCCTTCGCGGCTCCGAAAGGCACCGGCTGCACAGTTTCATTGCAACTGCGAGTGGCGGCCGGCGGGATGCACTTCATATCGAGGTCACCGGCTCGCCCCGTCTCATCGCCCAGGTGGCGCACGAGGCCCGTGCCATGGGCGTTGCCCCTTACAACATCCGCCTGTCGGCCTCCCCGCTCGATCTGCCTGCCCGTTTCGGGGTGAGGATCGAGGCGATCACCTATCAAGCCCATCCTCCTGTCTGTCCGTCGCTCTCCATCGTCGGGCCTGCAGTTGACGATAATTCGTTTGACCCGACGCTCGGCTGCTCGACCAGAAGCAATCTGGCAGCCATGGTCAACGATCCGCTCGATTTGCTGGACAATCGATCGGTTATGCCAAGCAATGGCGATCGTGCCGCCGGTCCCGTTGCGAACTACGGGACATTTACCGCGCGCAACAAGAGCAATAGCGACGATGGAGCCAACAGGGCAGCGCCGGAAGCCCCAGCGGGCGGAACGAGGGACATACAGCCGCCTCGATGA